The Streptomyces pactum genome contains a region encoding:
- a CDS encoding glycoside hydrolase family 26 protein, with translation MAPQHKRFRVRRLLVGVAAVTTSAALAAGHAAGAEVVRVADPRAPAPSPAASAVGPRPAVPEPSRTPRATTPVPGKEVPAFGAFLKSDARGIARMAQLSHWLGGAELRVGHTYLPGNHWSDIEGDVHFLEAWANWRNEKDDRMLVLNVPLQERNEEGVPDDEVRRLLRRGANGEFDHHFRALAERLVRLKVPDTVLVLGWEMNGTTYTHRCGPDPESWKKYWNRIVTTMRSVPGQKFRFDFTPSRGRDAVPWTQCYPGDDVVDIIGMDSYDQPAGLSFDGQVNEPYGLQAQVDFAKAHGKPISYPEWGLFRNGDNPEYMRRMLAWIDEHKPLYNTLTDYCPHGVWQCSANPVSSRVYRSALTGRTDETTPTPTPEPTPTPTAPLPPEGCSPLDLGSWVEYWLGGKLCLRVDWWSRTH, from the coding sequence ATGGCCCCGCAGCACAAGCGATTCCGGGTCCGCAGGCTGCTCGTGGGCGTGGCGGCGGTCACTACGTCGGCCGCCCTGGCGGCCGGTCACGCGGCGGGAGCGGAGGTGGTGCGAGTCGCCGATCCGCGCGCTCCGGCGCCGTCCCCGGCGGCATCCGCCGTCGGCCCGCGCCCGGCCGTCCCCGAGCCGTCCAGGACACCCCGGGCGACCACGCCGGTGCCGGGCAAGGAGGTCCCGGCCTTCGGCGCCTTCCTCAAGTCCGACGCCCGTGGCATCGCCCGCATGGCGCAGCTCAGTCACTGGCTGGGAGGTGCCGAGCTCCGCGTCGGTCACACCTACCTGCCGGGCAACCACTGGAGCGACATCGAGGGCGACGTCCACTTCCTCGAGGCATGGGCGAACTGGCGCAACGAGAAGGACGACCGGATGCTCGTCCTCAACGTGCCCCTGCAGGAGCGCAACGAGGAGGGCGTCCCCGACGACGAGGTCCGGCGGCTGCTGCGCCGGGGCGCGAACGGGGAGTTCGATCACCACTTCCGTGCCCTGGCCGAGCGGCTGGTCCGGCTGAAGGTGCCGGACACGGTCCTCGTGCTCGGCTGGGAGATGAACGGCACCACGTACACCCATCGATGCGGGCCGGACCCGGAGTCCTGGAAGAAGTACTGGAACAGGATCGTCACCACCATGCGTTCGGTGCCGGGCCAGAAGTTCCGGTTCGACTTCACGCCGAGCCGCGGCCGGGACGCCGTTCCCTGGACGCAGTGCTACCCGGGGGACGACGTGGTCGACATCATCGGCATGGATTCCTACGACCAGCCGGCCGGGCTGTCGTTCGACGGGCAGGTGAACGAGCCCTACGGACTCCAGGCACAGGTGGATTTCGCCAAGGCCCACGGCAAACCCATCTCCTATCCCGAGTGGGGGCTTTTCCGTAACGGCGACAACCCCGAGTACATGCGGCGCATGCTCGCGTGGATCGACGAGCACAAACCGCTGTACAACACGCTGACCGACTACTGCCCGCACGGTGTGTGGCAGTGTTCCGCCAATCCGGTCTCGTCCCGCGTCTACCGGTCCGCTCTCACCGGCCGCACCGACGAGACGACACCCACGCCGACGCCCGAACCCACGCCCACGCCGACCGCCCCGCTGCCTCCGGAGGGCTGCTCGCCTCTGGACCTGGGCAGTTGGGTGGAGTACTGGCTCGGAGGAAAGCTCTGCCTCCGCGTCGACTGGTGGTCGCGCACCCACTAG